The following nucleotide sequence is from Anaerococcus sp. Marseille-Q7828.
GTATTTTTTAGTTAATATGATTGCTAGCTTATTTTTAAATAGAGCTTTTATTACTTTTCAAATTGCATCAAATGATATAGCTTATCAAATGCAAAATGATGTGTATAATAAGGTCAATTCTTTTCCAATTGCTTATTTTGATAACCTACCAGCAGGAAAAATATCATCTAGAATTACTAATGATACTAATAAAGTAAAAATGCTTTTTAAGCTAATAATAACAGATATTACAACATCTATGATTCTTGCTGTGGGGCTTGGGATTACAATATTTATTACAAACCCAATTGCTGGTTTAATGTTAATACCTTTAGCTCCTATCATATATATAATCTATAAGTCTTACACTTCTTACACGCGAAAATATACTGGGGAAATTAGGAAAAACACTTCTGAAATTAATGCTCAGATTAATGAGTATATTCAAAACATGGAAGTTATCCAAGTGTTTAATAAAGAGGATTATATAAAAGATAAATTCGATGAGACTAATAATCATATATTCTCATTATCTAGTGAACTTGCCAAAATAAGGTCCTATTCAGGTTATAGAGCAATGGATATAGTTTCTTACTTGGCATCATTAATAATTTTGGTTTATTTTGGTTTAGGTCAAATCACTGATTATTACTCAGTAAGTATTGGTAGTTTATATGTGATATTTGAATACACATCTAGATTGTTTAATGAAATAAGATTTATAATAATGAGGGTTGGAGAAGTGAATGAATCAATGGCTAGTGCCAGCCATATTTTTGAAATATTAAAGTTAGATAGCCAGGAAGAATTATTTGATACAATTGACGATATCAACCAAAAAATTACATTTGATGATGTGAGATTCTCTTACACAGAAGGCGAAGAAGTTATAAAAGGAATCTCATTTGATGTCAATGCAGGTGAATCTGTAGCCTTTGTTGGTCAAACTGGTTCTGGTAAATCGACATTAATTAACCTATTATTAAATTTCTACTCTCCCCAATCTGGTAAAATCACAATAGGGGATAAGGATATATCAAAGGTCAATAGAAATGATCTAAGACGTGATATGGCTGTAGTTCTTCAAGATGCCTTCCTATTTAAAGGAGATATTGGCGAAAATATATCTTTAGGATATGAATATAGCGACAAAGAAATTAAAGACGCACTTAGGGCAGTAGGGGGAGATAGGTTAATAAATAAAGGAATCCACACTCAAGTTATGGAAGGTGGATCAAACTTATCCCAAGGAGAGAAACAACTTATAAGTTTTGCAAGAGCCTATATAAGAAATCCTAAAATATTAATTCTTGATGAAGCTACTAGTAATATAGATACTGAGACAGAAGCTATAATTCAGCAAGGCATTGAAAAGTTAAAAGAAAATAGAACAACTTTTATAATAGCTCATAGACTTTCTACTATTAAGGATGTAGATAATATAATTGTATTATCTCATGGAAGAATCGTAGAAATGGGAGATCACAACAAACTTATGACATCTTCTGGCTATTATAAAGAAATGTATAACAAGCAAATGAAAGAAAATTATAGTCTCTAATTTTATTAGAGGCTATTTCTTTTGCTAATAAAAATCATTTTATGGTATAATTATAAAGGAATGTAAATTCCAAGTAAAATTTTATAGGAGGTGATAATAAATGGATAATCCAGTTGTTATAATCATTACTGTCGCCTTCGTATTGTTAGCTTTTATTTTAGGCTTCATATATCATAAAGTAACTAGTGAAAAAAAGATAGGCGCGGCAGATGCCTTAAGTCGCCAAATCATCGAAGATGCTAATAAACAAGCAGAAACTTTAAGGCGTGAAACTCTTAAAGAAGCAAAAGATGAAATATCTAAAATCAAATTAGAAAATGATAGGAAGTTAAACAAACGTTCTAATGAACTTGATAAAAAAGAATCGCGTTTGTTTAAAAAAGAAGAAAGTCTTGACAATAGAGCTTTATTGATTGACAAAAAGGCTGATCAGATCTCTAGCGATCAGAAGAGGTTAAAACAAAAAGAAGACAGCATTGATAAACTGATTGAACAACAACAGTTAGAATTGCAAAATATCGCAGGTCTCACAAACAACGAAGCTAAAGAAATTATACTAGAAAATGTCAAAAACGAAACAATTCACGAAACAGCAAAACTGATCAAAGAAAGTGAAGAACGCATAAAATCTGAAAGCAAAAAAATTGCAACAGAAATACTTGCAACTACTATACAAAGATATGCTGCAGAACAAGTAGCTGAAAATACTGTATCAGTAGTGTCTCTTCCAAATGATGAGATGAAAGGTAGAATTATCGGACGTGAAGGTAGAAATATTAGGGCCTTCGAACAATTATCAGGAGTTGACTTAATAATAGATGATACACCTGAAGCGGTAGTTATATCATCCTTTGAGCCAGTTAGACGTGAAATTGCAAAAGTAGCACTAGAAAGATTGATTCAAGATGGCCGTATAAACCCATCAAGAATTGAAGAAACACTTCAAAAAGCTGAAGAAGAAGTTGAACAAAGAATCATAGAAGATGGTGAAGAAGCTGCTGAAGCTGCAGGAGTTCATAATCTACATCCACAACTTATAAGAATGGTTGGTAAGATGAAGTTTAGAACCAGCTATGGTCAAAATGTTATGAAGCACTCTGTTGAAGTTGCTAATCTTGCAGGAATGCTTGCTGAAGAAATTGGCGCAGACGCGCAAACAGCAAGACGTGGCGGACTTCTACATGACATAGGTAAATCTATAGATCAAGAAGTAGCAGGAACTCATATAGAACTAGGTGTAGATGCAGCAACCAGATATGGTGAAAACAAGTATGTTATAAACGCTATCCAATCACACCATGGTGAAGTTGAACCAAATTGTGTAGAATCTATATTAGTTCAAACGGCAGATACAATATCTGCTGCCAGACCTGGTGCTAGACGAGAAAGCTTAGAAAATTATATTAGAAGATTAGAATCTCTTGAAGAGATAGCTAATTCATATCAAGGAATTGAAAAATCATTTGCTTTACAAGCTGGTAGAGAACTTAGAATAATGGTTAAACCAGAAAAAATAACAGATGATGAAATGATTGTAGTTGCTAGAGAGATTGCAAAAAGAATTGAAGATGAATTAGAATATCCAGGAGAAATAAAAGTAAATGTTCTTAGAGAATCAAATGCGATAGAATATGCAAGATAATTATTAAAAGTAATTATGACAAACTGCCATTTATTTAGTGGCAGTTTTTAATTGCTATAAAAGTGCAAAATAGAGAGAGGCTTGTCAATATAAATTATTGCACAAAATAATAATTTTGTGCAATAATTGTAAATTTTTAAAATATCAGTACAATATTATTATAAAAACTAAAATTTACCTTATTTGGAGCAATTCATGAACCAACCAATACTACTTATAGACTATTTAAACTTTTTAAAATCAATTCGAGGCCTATCACCCAATACAATTAAAGAATACGGATACGATTTGGAAGTTTTTTTCAAATATCAAATTCTAAGAAAAGTTTATTATGGAGATCAAAGCTCATTTGAAAAAGAATTTAAAGATAAAGATATGAAAAAAATAATTGATGCCAAATTCTTATCTAGTCTTAATATAGCTGATTTTTATGCTTATCTATCATATCTAGATAATGAAAAAAACGACAACCCTACTACTAGATCTAGGAAGATTTCAGCTATAAAGTCTTTTTATAAGTATCTATACCAAGAGATTGAAGTTATTGATGAGAATATAACTGAAAAGCTTAGAAATCCCAAAATCAGCCAAAGACAACCCGTCTACCTCACTTTAGATGAGACAGAAAGATTATTATCTGTAGTTAACACTGAGAAAAATGACTTTTTAAGGGCGCGTGATTTAGCCATTATATTCACTTTTCTTACAACTGGAATGCGATTATCTGAGTTAGTATCAATAAATGTATCGGATATAGAAAATGATCATTTCAAAATAATTGGAAAAGGAAATAAAGAAAGGACAATATATTTAACCGAAAACGCTCTAAAATTAATTCACCATTATTTAAAAATTAGAAATGAATATTTGGATGGTATGTATATAGAAGCTCTATTCATTTCTACAAGAAAAAAGAGAATTTCTAATAGAGCTGTCCAATCTACCATAGAAAAATACCTTAATAAGGCTGGATTTGATACCTCCTTGTACTCTACCCACAAATTAAGGCACACAGCTGCAACTTTGATGTATAAGTATGGCAATGTAGATATAAGGGCTCTAAAAGATATACTAGGACACACAAATATTTCAACAACTCAAATTTACACCCACTTAGATGATGAAGACCTTAAGGATGCTGTAAATAAGAATCCGCTTACAAAATTAGACCTTTAGATAAAAAATCAAGGGTACCTATATGTATCCTTGATTTTTAAAACGGCTTAAAACGAGTTTTAGAGCGAGCTTTCCATGGTAATAATTTAATCCACCTTGTAGATATGCAATATATGGACTTCTTAGTGGACCATCTGCAGAAAGTTCTGATGTTGATCCTTCTACAAAACCACCAGCAGCCATAATCACAGGATCTTCATATCCTGGCATTGGAAATGGTTCTGGAATTAAATTTGAATCAACTGTAGAAGCTTCTTGTATAGCCTTACAAAATGTGATGACCTTATCTGGATCTTCAAATTTTATCGCTTGAACTACATCGCTTTGAGGATCTCCGATTTTAGGGATAACTTCATAACCTAGTTCGTTAAATACTTTTCCGAATAACATTCCTACTTTTATGGCTTCTTTAACAATTTGTGGCGCAAAATATAAGCCTTGTAAGACATATCTAGTTGTACCAAAACTTAAGCCTTCGTCCTTGCCAATTCCTGGTGCTGTTAAGGTATTTGAGCAGTACTCTATCAAATCTTTTTTACCCACAACATAACCGCCAGTTATAGCTATGCCGCCACCAAGATTTTTAATCAAGGATCCAGCTAATATATCTGCACCAACCTCTATTGGCTCTTTATCTTCAGTAAATTCGCCATAACAATTATCCACAAAAATAATAGTTTCAGGATTTGCTTTTCTAATTTCTATTATAGCTTTTTCAATTTCTTCTATTGTAAAGGCGCGTCTTTGAGTATATCCAGTAGATCTTTGAATTAGTGCTAATTTAGTATTTTTATCGAAAACTTTGTGAATATTTTGATAATCAATTTGATTATTTTCATCTAGGCTCAGTTTTTCATAAGAAATTCCTTTTGAGATTAAATTACCTTTCTTATTACCTACAATCCCTATAACTTGTTGCATAGTATCGTATGGATCATCAGTTATTGCTACCATTTTATCCCCGTAGTTTAATAAAGCAAATAGAACTAAAGATAAGGCGTGGGTCCCTGCAACAATACTTGGTCTTACTAAAGCATCCTCAGCTTTAAAAAAATCAGCATATATTTCTTCTAACTTTTTCCTACCGGTATCAGCATAACCGTATCCAGTTGCACTTATAAAATCTTGAGTATTAAGATTATTTTTATTGAATGCTTTTAATACCTTAAGTTGGTTAAATTCAGCTATTTCTTCTAGTTTGTTAAAATCTTCACATAGGCATTCTTGAGCTTTCTTTATCATATTATCAAATGAGTCATCTATATTATAATGATCATATATTTCGTTAAAATTCATAAATATCCTTAATTGTGCTTATTATAATATCACTTGCATCATATTTACTTATATTATCCATAATAATTTCGTGAGCAAAATTATAATTTAGGTATCTTTTCATCCATGTTACTTGTCTTTTTGCGTAGTGTCTTGTATTTTTTTGTATCAAATCTATAAGTTCATCAATATCTATTTCTTCTTTTATAAAAGGAAAGATTTCCTTATATCCAATTGCTGCCATAGATTGGGAGTTTTCATCAAGATTATAAGTCTTAACTACGTTCACAAATTCTTCTATTAAACCTTCTGAAATCATTTCTATAACTCTATTATTAATATTTTCATAAAGTCCTGACCTGTCTTTAAAATTTAAGAAGAATAAAATTGGATCAATTTTTTCATTTAATACTTTTTCCCCACTTCTTACATCAGAAGGTTTTTCACCTGTAAGTTCATAGATTTCAAGTGACCTAATTATCCTATTTCTTTCGTTTTCGTGGTATTTATCTGCTGTTATGGGATCAATATTCTTAAGTTTATCATATAAATATGAGTTCCCCTTATTATCAGCGATTGCTTCAAGTTCATTTCTTAGATCAGAATCTCTAGGAGTTGCCCCATAATTCATATCAAATAAAATAGAATCTATATAAAATCCAGTACCTCCGGTAAGTATTGGAATATGTCCATCTTCATTAATTTGATGAATCAACAAACTTGCCTTTGATGAGAAATCTTCCACAGTGAAGTTTTCATTTGGATCAATCACATCAATTAAATGATGATTTATGCCGTAAGTTTGATCTATTTTATTTGTTCCTATGTTCATATCTTTATAAATTTGCTGGCTATCGGCAGATATTATTTGCCCACTAAAAGCCTTGGCAACATTTATTGCTATATCACTCTTGCCACTAGCTGTAGGTCCTGTTATTATAATTAATTTATCTTTCAAAATATCTCTCCACATCCGTATCTGTTAATTCTATAATAATTGCTTTCCCATCATAAGTTTTGTATGGATTGTCAAGATTTAATAGGTCATCAAGATATTTTCTAGCTTCGATTTCACCAAGCTTGTTACCTTTTCTAAATGATTTAGACTTGATATATTTCCTTATATTTTTATAGAATATATCTCCCCTATCTTGTAAATCCAGATCTAACAAATCATAAAAGAAATTACCATAAGTATCATTATCAAACAATTGAGGAATAGATCTAATTAGTACTTTATCTTCGGCAATTAAGTCAATATCAAAACCCAAGCCCAATAGATCATCTCTTTTGTCAATAAATTTCAATTTATCATTAGCTTTTAGATTAATTACAATAGGCTCTAATAATAATTGTTGACTAACAGCACCATCTTCTAACTCTTTTATAAAATTATTGTAAAGTATTGCTTCATCAGCCCTCCTATTATCTACAAGAATAATATTGCCATTAGAGCAAGCAAATAAGGAATATCTTGAAAACAAGCTTGTAAGATATGAATATGATTTTTCCTCAGTAAAAGAGATGCTATGATAATCATTAGATGGCAGTTTGTAATCATCGTGACTCTCAAGCTTTTTCTCATCAACTTCGTATAGTTTTTTATCTTTGTTTTCGAAAAAGTTATTTTCCTCATAAGAAGACTTATTTTCTTTTACTAAAGAAGAATTTTGATATTTCTCTAAGACGCTAGCATAATCACTAAAATCTAATAAAGAATTATCCTTATTTTCATCAATGGTAATCTTATTTGGATACATATTTTCCGATAGAGATTTATAAATACATTCACTAAGCAAAGATAATAAATCATCTTCATAAATAAATTTTATGGTCCTTTTGTTAGGGTGAACATTTATATCTAAATTCTTTGGATTAGTGCTAACAAACAAAAATAAAGCTGGAAATCTACCATTAGGAATATAAGTTCTATATTCATTTTCAATAGTATTAATGATTAAAGGACTATCAACAAGTCTATTATTAACATATAGATATTGGAGTGACCTTGATGCTCTGTAATAGTTTGAGCTTGAGATAAATCCATTTATACTATAGATTTCATTGCTTGCATCTATTTCAATAAGTTCATCCTTTAGATTATCATCTAGTAAATTATAAATCCTAAGATCAAGTGATTCATTTGCTGTAGTTTTAAATTCTAATCTATCATCTTTTATATACTTAAATCCTATGTTATTATAACCTAAGGCCAAAGAATACATCAATTTAGTAATGGCGTTTGACTCGGCTAGATCAGATTTCAAAAATTTATATCTAGCAGGTAGATTAGCAAATATATTTAATACTTCTATACTTGTACCAGTATTTGTCGCAATTGAAGATTCATTAATCTTGTAATTTGTAAACTCTATTTTGCTACCTATATTAGCATCAGATGTTTTTGTAATGGCTTTCACATTTGCAACACTTACTATAGTAGATAGAGCCTCACCTCTAAAACCTAGAGAGTAAATATCATATAAATCTTCAAAATGTACTATTTTTGATGTAGTATGTTTTTCAAAGGCAAGTTTTAGGTCATCTTTAGCTATGCCACTTCCGTCATCAGTAACACGTATATAGGTTTTTCCGCCATTTTTTATTTCAACTGTAATATTTTTTGCCTTAGCATCTATTGAATTCTCTACTAGTTCTTTTACAACAGAAAAAGGTGATTCAATCACCTCTCCTGCTGCTATTTGTTCTATTGTATATTGGTCTAATTTTCTAATAGGCATTACGCTAATCCATTTATCCTTTCTACTAAGGAATTAAGCTTATTAATTGCTTCTAGAGGTGTTAGGTCGTTTACATTAATATCTTTAGTAATAGAAATTATTTCTTCCATATTTTTTGTATTTATATCATCAATGGTATCTACAATATTCTTAGTTTTATTTACTTCAAAATAATCATCATCAGAAATTTTATTCATAAAGACTTTGGCATCTTCGATTATTTCTTCAGGAAGACCACTTAGTTTTGCTACTTCAATACCATAAGACCTGTCAGATTTTCCTGGAGATATCTTTCTAAGGAATATAAGATTGTCATTTTCATTTAATATTTCTATCTTTAGATTTTTAACGTTATCTAGCTCGTTTTCAAGAACTGTCAGCTCATGAAAATGCGTTGCAAATACAGTCTTAAACTTCTTGACTTTTGATATATATTTTACTAGAGCCATAGCAATACTTAATCCATCATCTGATGATGTTCCTCTGCCAACTTCATCTAAGATAACAAAAGACTTAGGACTTGCATTTTTCAAAATATTGGAAACCTCATTCATTTCTAACATAAAGGTAGATTCGCCCTTGGATATATTATCGCTTGCTCCAATCCTAGAAAATACCTTATCACAAATACCTATATCTGCATAGCTCGCAGGTACAAAGGATCCCATTTGAGCAAGTATTATTATAATTGCCATCTGCCTCATATAAGTAGACTTGCCTGCCATGTTAGGGCCAGTGATTATTTGAATCAGATTATCATCTTCACCTATATCAGTATCATTAGCAATAAATTCATTTTCTTTAAGTTTGCTTTCTATTACAGGGTGTCTACCATCTTTAATTATGATTTTGTTGCCATTATTAAGTACTGGTCTTACATAATTGTTGAAATTAGCAACTCTAGCTAGGGTGTTAAGACAATCGATATTAGCTATCATCTTTGCCAAAGCTTGTAGCATTAAAGTTTTTTCTAATAAGATATCCCTTATTTCGTTAAATAATTGGTATTCAATGTCATTAACTTGGTCCTTCCCATTTAAAATTAAGCTGCTTAGTTCTTCAAGTTTTTCAGTTGTATAGCGTTCCTGATTCTTTAAAGTTTGTTTTCTTATATAAGTTTCTGGAACTTTGTCTAAATTACTTTTTGTTATTTCTATAGAATAACCGTTATTTTTGTTAAATATTATTTTGTAATTTTTAATGCCAGTTTTTTCTCGCTCTTCACTTTCATATTTTGTAAGTTTTGTTAGAGCTTCTTCTGAGGATATTTTTAAATCATCAAGTTTATTAGAATATCCTTCTTTTATTATTCCACCTTCTGTTATAGATATTGGTGGATCATCACATATAGATTTTTCCAATAATTTATATATGTCTAATACATCAGGTAGGTTAATACCAAGATTTCTGATCATTTCATCATCTGAATCTTCTAGATAAGATTTTAATCTAGGAATATCTTCTATAGAGTTTTTAAGTGATATAAAATCTCTAGCATTGGCTCTCTTGTAAGATATTTTCCCGATTAATCGTTCTAAATCCATAACATTTTTTAGAAAGTTAGAAATATTTTGCGACTCTATTGGATTATTAGTAAAATATTCAACTATATCAAGTCTTATGTCTATCTTTTCCTTATCAATTAGAGGCCTTTCTAACCATTGATTTATGAGCCTAGAGCCCATTACAGTATCACACTTATCAATAATATTTAGTACAGTATCTTCTTTGCTATTATTATTAAGATTTCTGTGTAATTCTAGGTTTTTCCTTGTATTTGCCTCTAGTTCTAGAAAATCATTTATTTCTAAAATTTCTATATTATTGATATGGATGAGTTTATCGTCATAAAATTTATAAATATAGTCAAGTAAATTTGCCGTAGAAACAAGACTAAGACGCATATTTTCGATTTTTTTAAAGTTATCTATAGATAAGTAATCGATAATCTTTCCGCTAATCTTGCTATAATTATTATCATCATCTATATAATTTAAAAATACATCTGAATCTTGTTTTAAATATATTAAAACATCTTTTAAATTAAAATTACTATTTATTATTATCTCAGAAGGATTGATTTTTTCTATTTGGTCTATAGTTCTTTTTGCTATTAAATCTTTTGAACCTTTTATTTCAAAACTTGTTAACTGACCTGTAGATATGTCACAATATGTAAGGCCTAGGCCGAAATCATTTTGAAAAATTGATAATAAATAATTATTTTCTCTATTATCAAGAGCATCAATATCTGTAATTGTTCCAGGAGTTACAACTCTGGTTATAGCTCTTTTAACGAGTCCCTTGGCCTCTTTAGGATCTTCTACTTGATCACATAAAGCTACCTTGTAGCCTTTTTTTACAAGTTTACCCACATAGTTATCAATTACATGGTGGGGAACTCCACACATAGGAGCTTTATTTTCATGGCCACATTCTTTGCCAGTTAGGGTAAGCCCCAATGTTTTGCTAATAATGATAGCATCGTCAAAAAAAGACTCAAAAAAATCACCTACCCTATATAAGAGCAGTGCATCTTTAAAAGAATTTTTTACATCTACGTAATGTTTCAACATGGGTGTTAGTTTTTCATATTTAAAATTATCCCTCATAGCTATCCCCTATCTTTACTCATATTATACCATAATAAAAAGACTCACTATAAAGCTATGTCTTATTACTTTATATCTAGAGTCTTAACATTTGTTATCCATTTTGCTGATGAATTTGTTGCTGTATCTATTATTATCATTTTACCATAGCCTGGATTTATATCATAAATTGGTTTGCCATCAATCCTATATACCAGATATATTCTTCCTGGCTCTAATACATCAGACATAGCTACCCTTGTTGAGTTTCCTTCATCATCTTCTATTACCATAACACCACTATCTTTTAGATTGTAGTCAAGTTTTCCAATAATTTGTTCTATAGAGATACCTTCCACTGGAGTAGTCTCGAGTCCATTATTAATGCTTATATCAAGCTTTTGGCTCCCCATTGATCTTAATTCTTTTAAGGTTAAAGAATCAAGCTGGTCTCCATTGCCTTTAACTATCAATATCTCATTATCATATTTTGCTATTTCGTTTTCACTACTTACTTTTTTAAAGACAATAAACGCTATGCTAAGAATAAAAATTATGGCTAATATTAGAAATATACGATACTTATTCTTTTTAAAAACTTTTGAAAAATTATTATTCATTAATTGCCAGTGGAACCAAAACCACTTTCACCTCTATCCGTTTCATCTAAACTTTCTACTTGAACTAATTCACATTTCTCATAAGGTTGAATAACTAATTGAGCTATCCTATCTCCATTTTTAATGACTTGGGGATCATTACCATAATTATACATAAAGATCATAATTTCCCCTCTATAGTCTGAATCTATAACTCCAACAGTATTTGCTAGCATTAGCTGCCTTTTAACACCAGTTGAAGATCTGGGATACACTGCTCCAAAAAAGCCTTGAGGAATTTGTACTCTAAGACCTGTATTAATTTTTTTCATATCTCCTGGCTCAATTATTATATCTTCATCATTTGAACAATATAAGTCTATGCCACAGGAACCCGATGTTTGATAAGATGGGATTTGTCCATCTGTCATAATTTTTAATATTTTATTCATTTTTATCACCTTCACTACACAATAATATACCAATTTTTACCTATAATTACAAAGGAATATAAAAATATTTTAAATGATACTATTTGTAATATATTAATAGGTAAAATCTTAATTAAATTTGCATAAATTGTTAAAGATATTGCAATAAAAATCTAAGTGTATTATAATTATATTAAAGATAAAATGTACATATAAAAAGGGAGTAAATTATGACAGATAAGAAAAAAGATAAAGTAATTGATCCAAAAACAGGTGAAGTTTGCTGCTCTAGCCAATATGAAGGTAATGATGAGCTTGACAAAAAAACTCGTGCATCAGAAACAACAAAAGGTGGAGATGATATAGACAAGAAATATTCTCCTGACCAAGAAGAACTTAAAACAGAAGTAGATGAAGCAGATCAAATCTCAAACGTTGGTGTAGAAAGCAGAAGAACACGTGAAGATGATTTGTCAGAAAATCCTTCTAAAGATAAATAGTTTATAATACTTACATAGCCTCCATTTCACTTGTGATTTGGAGGTTTTTTTTAATAAAAAACCAAGCTTTGCGATTTTTACAAGGCTTGGTAGATATTTAACTTATATTGACTTATTAATTATCACTTTCTTCTGATGGATTTTCTGAAAGTTCATCAACTCTTGTTCTTCTTCCTTCAGCACTTGGCCCAGATACTTGTCCTGCCTCATCAATTGTGCTGTTTCTATACTCTGTATCAGTAGTATATTTGTCATCAGGGTCTTTAAAATTTAAGCTTTGATCACTTGATTTTACTTTTTCTTCTAAAGATTCATCGCCTTCAAATTGACTAGTTTCTTTTTCTTGTCCAGTTTCAGGATTTATAATTTTTTCGTTTTCTTTTTTATCTGTCATTTTTAACTCCTTTTCTATTCCACTATATTTTATACCCAAATAAAGGTAATTTAAAATTTATTGTTGTTTTTTCTAAAATATCAGTCATTATCTTCGCTAATGGCTCTTCTCAGTAAATCTCCCTTTTCTAGTGGATAATCAATTGTCATATAGATTTTTTCCTTGGCTTTGTTAGCAACTTCTATATCCTCACCCTTGGAATTTCTCATATTCTCGATTTTAAATTCGTAAAAATCTTTTTTATTGCCAAATATTTCTATCTCTTCTCCTAGGAAAAACCTATTTCTTTGTTCAATAATAGCTTCTTTGCTATCATTATTGTAATCTAATACCTTGCCTATAAAGTCATATTTTCTAATATATGATGAAGTTTCATAGATTTGACCATCTCCATCAGGTTTATTATGGAAGAACCCCTTTGTATAGTGCCTGTGACTTGCTTTTTCAACTTCATTAAAATACTTTTGGATAGTTTCTTTATTATAATTACCTTCATAATAAGCATCTATAGCCTGTCTATAGCTTCTTATAACAGTAGCAACATAAAACTCTGTCTTCATTCTTCCTTCGATTTTAAAGCTATCAATACCAGCTTCTATAAGCTTATCAAGTTCATCTATCAAACATAGGTCTTTAGAGTTCATTATATAGGTCCCTGAGCCATCTTCTTCTATTGGATAATACTCTCCCGGCCTATTTTCTTCTTGTATACTGTATTTCCATCTACAAGCTTGAGCACAATCTCCTCTGTTGGCATC
It contains:
- a CDS encoding U32 family peptidase — translated: MTREKVELLAPAGDMERLEAAVKFGADAVFMAGDSFGLRANAKNFDREAMIEAVKFAHDNGVRVHITMNIVPHDEDMNGIEDYLNFLDEIGVDALIISDPGIFTLAKELTNIDLHISTQASVTNTATVNFWYKMGAKRVILARELSLEEIIEIRNNTPKDLEIEVFVHGAMCISYSGRCLLSNYMTGRDANRGDCAQACRWKYSIQEENRPGEYYPIEEDGSGTYIMNSKDLCLIDELDKLIEAGIDSFKIEGRMKTEFYVATVIRSYRQAIDAYYEGNYNKETIQKYFNEVEKASHRHYTKGFFHNKPDGDGQIYETSSYIRKYDFIGKVLDYNNDSKEAIIEQRNRFFLGEEIEIFGNKKDFYEFKIENMRNSKGEDIEVANKAKEKIYMTIDYPLEKGDLLRRAISEDND
- the dut gene encoding dUTP diphosphatase — protein: MNKILKIMTDGQIPSYQTSGSCGIDLYCSNDEDIIIEPGDMKKINTGLRVQIPQGFFGAVYPRSSTGVKRQLMLANTVGVIDSDYRGEIMIFMYNYGNDPQVIKNGDRIAQLVIQPYEKCELVQVESLDETDRGESGFGSTGN
- the mutL gene encoding DNA mismatch repair endonuclease MutL, whose translation is MPIRKLDQYTIEQIAAGEVIESPFSVVKELVENSIDAKAKNITVEIKNGGKTYIRVTDDGSGIAKDDLKLAFEKHTTSKIVHFEDLYDIYSLGFRGEALSTIVSVANVKAITKTSDANIGSKIEFTNYKINESSIATNTGTSIEVLNIFANLPARYKFLKSDLAESNAITKLMYSLALGYNNIGFKYIKDDRLEFKTTANESLDLRIYNLLDDNLKDELIEIDASNEIYSINGFISSSNYYRASRSLQYLYVNNRLVDSPLIINTIENEYRTYIPNGRFPALFLFVSTNPKNLDINVHPNKRTIKFIYEDDLLSLLSECIYKSLSENMYPNKITIDENKDNSLLDFSDYASVLEKYQNSSLVKENKSSYEENNFFENKDKKLYEVDEKKLESHDDYKLPSNDYHSISFTEEKSYSYLTSLFSRYSLFACSNGNIILVDNRRADEAILYNNFIKELEDGAVSQQLLLEPIVINLKANDKLKFIDKRDDLLGLGFDIDLIAEDKVLIRSIPQLFDNDTYGNFFYDLLDLDLQDRGDIFYKNIRKYIKSKSFRKGNKLGEIEARKYLDDLLNLDNPYKTYDGKAIIIELTDTDVERYFER
- the mutS gene encoding DNA mismatch repair protein MutS, which produces MRDNFKYEKLTPMLKHYVDVKNSFKDALLLYRVGDFFESFFDDAIIISKTLGLTLTGKECGHENKAPMCGVPHHVIDNYVGKLVKKGYKVALCDQVEDPKEAKGLVKRAITRVVTPGTITDIDALDNRENNYLLSIFQNDFGLGLTYCDISTGQLTSFEIKGSKDLIAKRTIDQIEKINPSEIIINSNFNLKDVLIYLKQDSDVFLNYIDDDNNYSKISGKIIDYLSIDNFKKIENMRLSLVSTANLLDYIYKFYDDKLIHINNIEILEINDFLELEANTRKNLELHRNLNNNSKEDTVLNIIDKCDTVMGSRLINQWLERPLIDKEKIDIRLDIVEYFTNNPIESQNISNFLKNVMDLERLIGKISYKRANARDFISLKNSIEDIPRLKSYLEDSDDEMIRNLGINLPDVLDIYKLLEKSICDDPPISITEGGIIKEGYSNKLDDLKISSEEALTKLTKYESEEREKTGIKNYKIIFNKNNGYSIEITKSNLDKVPETYIRKQTLKNQERYTTEKLEELSSLILNGKDQVNDIEYQLFNEIRDILLEKTLMLQALAKMIANIDCLNTLARVANFNNYVRPVLNNGNKIIIKDGRHPVIESKLKENEFIANDTDIGEDDNLIQIITGPNMAGKSTYMRQMAIIIILAQMGSFVPASYADIGICDKVFSRIGASDNISKGESTFMLEMNEVSNILKNASPKSFVILDEVGRGTSSDDGLSIAMALVKYISKVKKFKTVFATHFHELTVLENELDNVKNLKIEILNENDNLIFLRKISPGKSDRSYGIEVAKLSGLPEEIIEDAKVFMNKISDDDYFEVNKTKNIVDTIDDINTKNMEEIISITKDINVNDLTPLEAINKLNSLVERINGLA